From the genome of Triticum aestivum cultivar Chinese Spring chromosome 1A, IWGSC CS RefSeq v2.1, whole genome shotgun sequence:
GCTACTGCAATTCTTTTTTGTTGACACCTTGATGCCCTACTGATAATATTGTTGTATTCAGTattcactactccctccgtctcacaatataagagtgtttttgacactataCAATAGTATTCTTGAATTACCTACATTTTACAGCCCAGCTAGCTAGAGTGGCTTGGTTAGATGTAACTTGTAACACCGGTAAATCACACATTTTGAGGGACATAAATAGGTCTCGACTGCTTCTGATTTTACTATGAATACAAACAACAAATGGTGCTAAGGCTTGCAACAATTCAAGATATTTACATGTCATCTTGTTACCAAATACCAACAATTTGTACTAACCTTCtacttgttttttttcttttaatactcccgctgttcacttttataaggctTTGTAGACGTTTCAGATATTGTGCAAAACAGCTCAATTTcacttgtctgaaacgacttataaaagtgaacggagggagtaggaaaaaTAGATCCATTGATGGTGTATATATATTGTTGATAATAGTTTTTTTCATTTGTGAGAGATAAAGATTATTTCTTATATGTGTCAAAGAATTGACTGGTGTTTGTGTTTGATGCAGTTCAGCTTGAAGGTAAATAGGTCGGCAGCCTTACCGGCCAAGGGGCAAAACCCTGGTATTGTTGCCCCTTTGATGGCTTTCGCTGAAAAAAGTTGCGACAACTTGGGCTTGAACTGCACGGCATGCGGCATCACAGCAAGCAGTCAGAAGAACATGCAAGATCACCTCAAAGGGAAAATTCATATGAGGAAGACTGCCATGCTCGCGCAGCCATTGCCTAAGAAGGATGGGGTAAGGAATATGGTTTGGACTTTGCCAACCCTACCCAAATTCAACAAAACAATATATTTGTTTTACTGCAGCGTGGTTAACTATAATATTTATAGTTTCCTATGAGGCTACTTGAATCGGTTGTACTTCCAACTCATTTATTGACCACAATACTGCCTGCTTACAAATATGTAACACCCCCTCAAATTTTGAGCCTAACTTTGACTACAAATTTGACTAATAAAATCTGAGTTCTGTGCCACAAAAAATATATCACTGATTTTGTATCTGAAAGAAGTTTTGAACGCTATAGTTTTTGTGGCATATAACTGACATTTTATTAGTCAAATTTATTGTAAAGTTAGGCTCAAAGTTGGAGAGGGTCTTATATGCTTGAAAGTAGGTATTATTCTGATCCTATTAGTAAAAGTGCTCGTTCTTTTGTATATAGAAAGGGCCCGAACTGCAAATCCAGTACATGGCAAATGTGTATCATGATTTCTGGAACATAAAGAGGTCTCAAAGGCTATTTAATCATGATTGCTGAGAAACCAATTTTATGTGTCCTTACAAATGTCCTTGGTCCTAGTTTCTAGTGTACTAAAATGTTTGCATTCTTCCATTATCTTTGAATATTAAGAGGTGCTAGAGAAGCACAGGAGCTTGTGACAAGGGATTTTCTATACCTAGGGACATATGAATCCTATAGCATGATACGGCTAACAAAATTTTGTATAAGTTTGATAAAATACGAAATAAATCATGCTCATAGAGGATGGATACAAGTATATGCGTCTAAAAATTAAGACTTAAATATGACCTGTAACTTACACCATTCCTTGTTTAAGTTATAAAGTTACACGCTCATACTTGTATCCATCCCTAATTTCATGATTTATGTCGTATTTTGCTGAAACTTATGCGCATATTTTTAGGGTGTATAAGGTTCTGATGTACTCCCTTCATTCCGTAATTCTTGTTGTGGTTTCAGTTCAAAAACATAGATTCATCGTCAATGCCACTTCAACAACTTGGTATTCCAGGAAATTTCACTATCAATGTTGCAGCGAGGGATGTGCCACTAGTGTCTTTCCAAGTTTTGTGTTAGTGCCATCTCAGTCCCTTTCCTGTCAATCTCTCCTTCCCTGACCTGACCATGTGATGTTTCGGTTTTGCACTGTCCCTTCGAACGGTTCGAATCGATCAACCATGTTTGGTTTGATCAGATATCATATTTTGACATCTTGTCATTTCTCAAGACGTGATGGGGAAAAACCAGCCAAGGTTGATCGATTTGAACGGTTTGAAAAGACAGCAAAACATGAAACATCACATGGTTAGAGAAGGAGAGAGTGACAGAAAAGGGACTGAGATGGCACTAGCACAAAGCTATGAAAACATTAGTGGCATATGTCTGAATACAACATTTTTGTTACGATGAGGGATTTTTGCCTTTGTTCTTCCACAGGTCTCCGTAACCTAAACGAGTGTCTGCTTAGTGGAGTTTGTGTTTGTTCATGCAGGTCTGCTCAAAACCAAATGCATCAGCAGCCGTGCTACCGGCCAAGCGGAAGAACTTCGACGTTGTCCCAGCCACATCCACCCTTTCAGCCGGGCCAAGCAGCAAGAATCAGAAGCGAGACTTGACCTGCACGGCAACCAGCGAGAAGGGCACGAAGGATCACCTCAAAGGGAAGGCTCACATGAAGATGGCGGCCTCGCTTGCCCCTGGGGAAGCGGAGGAAGAGGCAGAGGTGGAAGGCGGCTACACGCCGAGGAAGTTCCATATGCTGACAGACTCCGGGACATTGTGCGAGGTGGTGCAGCTGAACGGCTCCATCCTCTGCGAGGTGTGCGACGTGCAGACCGCTGACATTGTTACCATGATGTGCCACCTACAGGGGACCAAGCACGTATCCAAGCAAGCCAAGCAGAAGCAGTGCGAAGCCGTGGAACCACCGGCAGCCGTCGCTGCTGGTGGCGACGGGCCAGGATCAGAAATGGTGCCCGTGGGGGGCAATGACGTGGGCCGGGTGGACGGTGGCTCCCTGCTGTGCGAGCTCTGCAACGTGAAGGTGCCGTCGGAGTGCGCCATGCAGTCTCACCTGTCCGGCAGGAAGCACACCAACAAGGCAAAGGTGGCTGCAGTTGGTGTCGGTGCATGTGGCAATGGGTCAGCATCAGAAACTGTGCCCATGGAGGCGAATGGCGTGTGCCGACTGGACGGCGGCATCCTGCTGTGCAAGCTCTGCGACGTCAAGGCCCCGTCGGAGTGCGTCATGCAGACTCACCTGTCCGGCAGGAAGCACACCAACAAACAGAAGGCCACCGTTGAAGCCGGTGCAGGACAGGGGGTGAAGAAGGCTGCCGCCGCCACTATGATCGGCAGCCCATCCAAGGAAGCCACCTCCATCGTCGTCAATGGCAGTGATGACTCGGTGAAGAAACCAGCAGCAAGAGAGATGGAGGTAGCTGTGTCATCGGCAGGACAGGGGGTGAAGAAGGCTGCCGCCACCCCCGGGATCGGCAGCCCATCCAAGGAAGCCGCCTCCATCATCGTCAATGGCAGCGATGACTCAGTGAAGAAACCAGCAGCGGGAGAGATGGAGGTAGCTTTGTCATCGGCAGGACAGGGGGTGAAGAAGGCTGCCACTGCCATGATCGACAGCTCATCCAAGGAAGCGGCCTCCATCGTCGTCAATGGGAGCGATGACTCCATGAAGAAACCAGCAGCGGGAGATATGGAGGTGGTAGTGTCATCGGCAACGCCTCAAGTGGATGTTGCCGCCCCGGTCTGCGCCCGTGTCTCCTCCGTGGCCCCAATGGAAGTAGATGAAGGTGCAGGGGCCGGACATGGTGCTGCCAAAGCTGAAGAACAAAAGAAAGCTGATGCCGAGGAAGAGGGAGCCGTGGAGATTGACGGAGGCCCCGCCGTGACCGGCGAGGAGTATTACATCAAGGTGGAGGGCAAGCTGTTCGTCACGCTGCGTCAGGCGGACGACAGCCTCTCGTGCAGCCTGTGTGGCGTGCACGGCTGCGACAAGCGCGGCATGATCAGTCACCTCTACACCAGGGACCACTGGCGCAGAGCCCGTCTCGCCGAGGAGAAGAAGCGGGCACCGGAGGCAGCGCTAGAGGCGGTGAACAATGGCGGCGACGGCGTCCCGGTCACTGATGGAGCGGCTCAGGTTGACAACTGAGGGCAACCGTGCGTGACTATGCATGGGACGGCGGTGTACTGAACTCTGAACATTCTAGTAATGTACTGTATGTGTGTATGGGCTGTTGAGACTTCAGTACAATTGTTGGGCCCTTGTGGGTTTGTGAGAGAACTTGAAACTATCTGAGAATTTCCTACAATTTCCTTCCAAGTATTTTCTGCCAGTATCTTTTGCTAGTACTATTTACTAACTTGTTGATTGTTGTCAAATCAGACATGAAACTCAAGAATCGTATCTTCTGGCTGCTGAAAGATATCATCAGGAGAAGGGAGAAGTTCAAAGCAGCAGGGTTACAGAGGCAGGCATGTAAAAGGAtgtaaataaataaacaaaactGCAGAGCCATGCATGAAATACTGCCAGCAAGAAGGATGGCCTGTTCAGATATGGTGCGGCCTACTCAGCATATCTTCATATGCACTGCATGACTTCTGATGAAGCATGAATAACTTTCTGCCTGAAATGACCAGATCTTTTAAAACTTAAAGCTTTATATTGAGGGTAAACAGGGCACATTATCCAAGAAAAAGGTGCAGCAGGTATTTCATGTAACCTCTGTTCAACAGGCTAAAAGATAGAATAACATACTAGTTGATGATATACCCATCACATGAATTCATTGCA
Proteins encoded in this window:
- the LOC123179842 gene encoding uncharacterized protein, which gives rise to MEFHYRAGDERCPSAGAAATSANSETAATHVPNVLVAGDGAGYHGENSPPPASDPDELRRRAAKERIRARILREEAEAMALEAEVRRELMEERARLLVGLAGVSEHGAAPSLKTASPYFHESVQAGSKVDVSAAVPGKRKNPDVHDASAVLAATGSKKPKSGLTCTVCNITATSEVALQEHLGGKSHGKKAAKHTQPSPGTGQPEEDAFSLKVNRSAALPAKGQNPGIVAPLMAFAEKSCDNLGLNCTACGITASSQKNMQDHLKGKIHMRKTAMLAQPLPKKDGVCSKPNASAAVLPAKRKNFDVVPATSTLSAGPSSKNQKRDLTCTATSEKGTKDHLKGKAHMKMAASLAPGEAEEEAEVEGGYTPRKFHMLTDSGTLCEVVQLNGSILCEVCDVQTADIVTMMCHLQGTKHVSKQAKQKQCEAVEPPAAVAAGGDGPGSEMVPVGGNDVGRVDGGSLLCELCNVKVPSECAMQSHLSGRKHTNKAKVAAVGVGACGNGSASETVPMEANGVCRLDGGILLCKLCDVKAPSECVMQTHLSGRKHTNKQKATVEAGAGQGVKKAAAATMIGSPSKEATSIVVNGSDDSVKKPAAREMEVAVSSAGQGVKKAAATPGIGSPSKEAASIIVNGSDDSVKKPAAGEMEVALSSAGQGVKKAATAMIDSSSKEAASIVVNGSDDSMKKPAAGDMEVVVSSATPQVDVAAPVCARVSSVAPMEVDEGAGAGHGAAKAEEQKKADAEEEGAVEIDGGPAVTGEEYYIKVEGKLFVTLRQADDSLSCSLCGVHGCDKRGMISHLYTRDHWRRARLAEEKKRAPEAALEAVNNGGDGVPVTDGAAQVDN